CGGAACTGTTGAAACCGGGAACTTGAAGCCTCACGGAGCGAATTGTGATTTTCGGACCGGCAGAAAAAATCAGTGATAGGATCACGCGGGCCGGGCCGTAACTTAGGCATCCAACGCGGGCCACGAGTCAACGGCCCGAAAAAACAAACGGTTCGAGTCCGGGGTACTTCACCCCACAACTAGGAGAAAGTCATGCCGGTTTACGTCAAGTACGGGAAGATTGTCGGTAACGTGACCGAAGCGAATCACAAGGACTGGGTGGAAGTGAACAGCTTCCAGTGGGGCGTGGGACGCGGGATCGGGTCACCGGTCGGGAAGTCCGCGAACCGCGAGGCTTCGGCCCCCTCGGTCAGCGAGATCGTGGTCACCAAGGAAATGGACAAGTCCAGTTTCGCCTGGCTCCAAGAGGCTCTCACCGGCAAAGGCGTGGAATGCACCATCCACTTCTGCTCAACCGACGGTAAGAACCTCCGTATGTACGCGGAATACAAACTGACCAACTGTATGGTGAGCGGGTGCTCGGTGTCGAGTGGCGGCGACCGACCGACCGAGAGCCTCTCAATCAACTTCACCAAGATCGAGTACGCATTCAAGGAATACGGTCAGGATAACTCGGTGACCGACAGCCCGCGCGTGTCCTACGACTTGGCGACCGCGGCCGCCGCGTAACTCGCCGGTGCCAAGTCAAAAGTCAGGAAGGTCGAAAGTCGTAAAGTCGAAGATACCAACCACATTGGTCTTCGACTTTACGACTTTCGACCTTCCTGACTTCAATCACTCGGCCACGCGGCACGCGGTGCTCTCGACTTTGCGACTTGTGATTCCGAAAGACTGGGACGCGGAACGACATGCCTCTCACACAGAAGCGCCGGCTCGTCACGCTCACGACCCCGCTCGGGGCCGACACATTCATCGTCACCGGGTTCCGCGGGCGCGAGCGCGTCTCCGCGCCATTCGAGTTCACGCTCGACCTGGTTTCGGAAAACCTGACGGTCGCGGCGGCCGATCTGGTCGGTAAGGCGGTCGGATGGACCATCAATATGCCCGACGACTCCCCGCGCCCGTTCCACGGGTTCGTGCGGAAACTGGTCACGGGCGAAACCGCGGACCGCGGCTTGCGCCGGTACCGCGCCGAAGTGGTCCCCTGGTTGTGGTTTCTCACGCGCACCACGGACTGCCGCATCTTCCAGAACATGACCGTGGACGCGATCATCACGAGCACCTTCGACCGGCTCGGGCTCACCGACTACAAGAAGAACCTCCAGGGGACGTACCCGACACGCGAGTACTGCGTGCAGTACCGCGAGACCGCGTTCGCGTTCGTGTCGCGGCTCATGGAAGAGTACGGAATCTACTACTTCTTCGAGTTCAAAGAGGGCCAGCACACGCTCGTCCTGGCCGACTCGAACGCGGCCGCGTTCGACTGCGCCCCGCACGGCACCGTCGAGTACCGCCCGGACATGCCGGGCGCGGAGAGCATATCGAGTTGGGACCGGCGGTTCGCGTTCCGCTCGGGGAAAATCACCCATACCGATTACAACTTCGAGACGCCGGACACGAACCTGCTGAAGGACGTGGACACCAACCTTTCGCTCACCGGCATCGGCAAGTTCGAGCTATTCGACTATCCGGGCGGGTACCCGGTCGCGGGCGACGGCACCACGCTCGCGAAGTCGCGCATGGAGGAAGTGGAGGCCGGGTACGACACCGCGACCGGTTCGAGCCGGTGCTCGTCTTTTACTCCCGGGGGTAAGTTCACTCTGGAGAAGCACCCGTCCGACAACGGCAGCTATGTGTTCCTTGAGGTGGAGCACAACGCGAGCGAGGACTGGGCCGGGGGCGGTCCTGGCATGGCCGATTACTCCAACACGTTCGTCGCTATACCTACGGCCCGGCCGTTCCGCCCCGCGCCGACGACCCCGCGCCCCCGGATCTCCGGGGCACAGACGGCCGTGGTCGTCGGCATGAGCGGAGAGGAGATTTACACCGACAAATACGGTCGCGTGAAGGTGCAATTCTTCTGGGATCGGCTCGGCAAGAAGGACGAAAACAGTTCGTGCTGGATCCGCGTGTCCGAGATGTGGGCGGGCAAACAGTGGGGCATGGTCTTCACGCCCCGGATCGGCCAGGAGGTGGTGGTCGAGTTCCTGGAGGGCGACCCGGACCGCCCGCTCATCACGGGCCGCGTGTACAACGCCGAACTGATGCCGCCCTACGCGCTGCCCTCCAACATGACCCAGAGCGGTTTGAAAACGCGCTCCAGCAAGGGGGGCGGGACCGAGGACTTCAACGAACTGCGGTTCGAGGACTTGAAGGGCAAGGAGGACATTTACTTCCACGCCCAGAAGGATTTCCACCGGTTCGTGGAGAACGACGACGACCTGAAGGTCGAGAACGACCAGTTCATTCAGATCAAGAACAATCGCACGCTCACGGTGCAAAAGGGCTACGAAAAGATCACCATCGAAGAGGGCAACCGCGACCGAACAGTCTCGAAGGGCAACGACGCACTGACCGTGAGTAAGGGTAACCGTAGCGTCACGGTGTCCGAGGGCAACGAATCATTAACCGTGAGCAAGGGCACGCGCACTGTCGACGTGAAATCCGACTACACCGTGACCGTACAGGAGGGTAACCGCAGCATCACGGTCTCGAAGGGCAACGACACGCACACCATTACGAAGGGCAACCGTGTGGTGGGCGTCGACGCGGGCAACGACACTCTGACCGTCGCCCAGGGCAATATCGGTATCAAGGCGACCGCGGGCAGCATCGAGATCCAAGCCGGAACGTCGATCACGCTGAAGGTGGGCGCGAACAAGATCGTCATCGATTCGAGCGGGGTCTTGATCGATGCCGCAAAAGTGACGCTCAAAGCTTCCGCGGGTTCGGTGGAGGTCGCCCCGGCCGGCGTGACCGTGAAGGCACCGAACGTGAACCTGAAGGGCGACGCTCAAGTGAAGGTGGAAGGTCCAATGGTGGCGGTCGAAGGCGCGGGGGTGACGACCGTGAAGGGCGGCATCGTGCAGATCAACTGATTTCCCCGCCCGCAACCGGTGTATCCCAGCGAGCGATTTCTGTCCGGTACGACGGATAGCCCTCTGGGGAGATAACGGACGCGGCGCGTCTTCATCCGAGGGCGCGATTGCGGCCCGCAAGAAGGGCTTGCTCGTCGGCGCTTTGTGTGGGCCGCTCAGGGCTTCGGTGCGTCGCTTTCTGCCGGCCCCTTGGTGACCACATCCCAGAACAGCTCGCGGCCCGCGGCGAAGACCTCGCTGGCGCGGAAATCGAACACTTGGGCCGTCTCGCCCGGTTCCAGGCCGATCGAGTCGAGGGTCACGTAGAACAGGCCGTTGTGGTAACCGATCCGGGCGTCCGTGATCTTCGACTTGGGCTGCGAGGGCCGCATCTGGAAGCGGAACTCTTCCACACCGTTGAGCCGCAAGCGGAGCCGCACGTGGCGCGGGTCTTTACCCAGATCCGTAATCGCCTCGCGCACGCGCGTGTGGAGCTCTACAGCCACCACGCGCGCGCCCTTGTGGACCACCTTCACGGCGCGGAGCCGGCCGCCGATGAACCGGTAGGCGCGCAAGAACTTCGCGACTTCGTGCGGTTGCAGGCGGATCATTTCGGACATGGGGAACTCACACCAGCGAATCGAACACCCGAACGGCGGCCCAGCTCGGTTTGTTCTCTTCAATGAACTTGTTGTGCGTCGCGTCGTCCTGGTAGGCGTCGTGGGCCGCCTTGTCCGCGAACACCAGGTGCAGCCCGACGTGCCAGTCGCGGTCGTTCACCGGGCGGTCGAGTTCCGCGCACAGAGAACCGGCCGCAAAAAACACGATACCGGGTTGCACATTCAGGTACTTCTTGCAGGCGTCGACCAGTTCCTGAACCTTGGCGGGCGCAGGATCCTTCAACTTGAAGAACACGTTGTGGGCCAGTCGCGGAGAGGACATTACGGTGGGCCTCGCGGTTCGCGGTGAGTTTCGGCGGGCGGAACCCGCTCCATCACATCGTAGTGGCGCCCGGCGCGGTCGGCGCCCCGCACGCTTGGTCGTTTCCGCGGGCCTCAAGGCGACGACTCAATTATCCGGCGCGTACAGGTAAATCTCGACTGTATCGTCCGCGAAAATGTTGAATTCTTCGACTTCCCTGCTCGTATCCGGCAAACTGATTCGGGTCGTGAGAGCGGCTACGGCCGTGTGGAACCGCTCCCGGTCGGCGAACACATCGCCGGTTCGGGCCACCTCGCGCTGGTACTCTTCGTCGCCCCGATGGGCTTCTTCAAAGGCCCCGCGACACGCCTCGAACACGGCTTCGGGCACGAACTGACCGAACACACAGTTCCCGTCGCGCTGAGACACGACAATACGGCCAACCCGCTGACCGTCCCAATGTACGGCAAGATCCGTCAGGATTGCTCTCCACCCGAGCCATCCACACCAAACAGCACCGATCGCACCATCGCCCGCAAGATTAACGATCTCCACAACTAATATCACAGTACATAGTAAATGTGGTGCGAACCTGCACAACAGCTCGACTTCGAGCCCTCATTCTGGAATTGCGCCCAATGCCAATCGAGCTCCAGCGCATCCGTCAGAGCCTTCGCCGCCGTACTCGACTCTTGCGGTCCGTAGAAATACGTCGCGCGGCCCGCAGGGGCTTCGACCTGGTACACTTCGGCTCTGGACCGGTGGAGCGACTTTGTGCGGCCCTGATCCTCGCGGCCCTATTCGTGTTCGTTACGCTCGCCGCGTCACTGATCGCGAAGTTGGGACCAACTTACGGGTTAGCCCTCGCGGGGGTCGCGTTCCTGTCCGCACTCGGGGCCAGCGCAGTCCTGGTACTGTGGCCCCGGAGCGACAGGGCACTGGAAGCCGAGCGCAGGCAGTTGAGGGACGACGTCATCGCGTTACGGGCGCGCGAAGCGGACTTGCTCGATGCGATGGAAGAAGAACTGGCCCGGCGAGAAGGCGCCCGGCACCGGGGAATCGACCGGGACGCGCGCCCGCAGACGAGGCCGTGCCCCTACTGCTGGGAAGTGATCTCGGCCCGCGCACTCAAGTGCCGGTTCTGTGGGGAATTCGTCGACGAGGAACTGGCCCGTGAGCGGCAACGGGCGTGGAACCCCGGAATCGCCGCGATTCTCAGTTTCATCATCCCCGGGCTGGGCCAGGTGTATAAGAGCCAGGTTCTCGGAGGGCTCGTGTGGTTTTTCGTGATCGACTGTGTTTACGCGGGTAGTTTCGTTGGGATGTACGTTTGCTGTATGGGGCTTCTCACCCTCCCCGTGGCCGTTATCCTCCACGTCGTTTGCATATTCGACGCAGCCGCGAGCGGTACCGCGTGACGTGTACTCCGGGCGCTCTGGTGTAGTGGGGCTACGCAACGAGAAGGGTTGCTGATGTGCTGAAATTTTCGCCGCCCGATGCGCCTGCTCGTGACCGAAACGGAGCAGGCGCATCGGGCGCGAGGTTGCTGCTGTGTTGATTCAACTTGGGCTGTGCGGGCGCGGCCGTGGCCATTCACCGTGCGTCACTCAGACCAGTTGCTGTCCCACTCAACCGTGTAGTGAACGCTCGCCACCATCGGTTCGGCGGTGGCCGCGGGGTGTTGCCCTTCCGGAGTGCCGCCGAGAGTTCCACCCGACTGGCGCACCTCGTGTGCCCGCGTCCCGTGCGGGTTGTCGGTCCGTGTGTCGTCGCTCATGGTATCGCCCCGCAAAAGATGGTGCCCGAACAGCCCCGGCGAACCGCGCCGGCAATTAATCATCGTGCAAGACCACACATTCTTTGCCCGAAGTCGCGACTCTATCTCGTTGTTTCGCTGCCCGGCAGTGCCGAATAGTGGGGTGAGGTAAGCCCCGTGCGGTCCACGCCGGACAGTCGCGCCACTACTCATTCATCGGCCAGTTCGTCCCGTAGAAACCGAAAAAACGTTGAGCGCGGTCTACCGAATGGCGACACTTGGGCGCGTCGTGGAACCCGCGTGGTAGTCCCGATTCGGCAACGACCGGTCCCAGAGCAGCACATGCGCACGCTACTGTCACTCTTCGCACTCTCCCTTGTTCCCAATGCCCTCCGCGCCGACGAACTGGAGCCACTGAAATACAACCACCCCGGCCTCGTGGTCGACCTGGGAGTTGGGCTATGGGCGTGGCCGGTACCGTGTGACGCGGACGGAGACGGCGACTTCGACCTCATCGTCTCGTGCCCCGATAAGCCCTCGAACGGGGTGTGGTTCTTCGAGAACGTCACCGGCGACACGGCCAAGAACAAGCACCCCGTCTTCAAACCCGCACGGAAACTCAGCAGAGCT
This region of Gemmata massiliana genomic DNA includes:
- a CDS encoding Hcp family type VI secretion system effector, whose protein sequence is MPVYVKYGKIVGNVTEANHKDWVEVNSFQWGVGRGIGSPVGKSANREASAPSVSEIVVTKEMDKSSFAWLQEALTGKGVECTIHFCSTDGKNLRMYAEYKLTNCMVSGCSVSSGGDRPTESLSINFTKIEYAFKEYGQDNSVTDSPRVSYDLATAAAA
- a CDS encoding type VI secretion system Vgr family protein; its protein translation is MPLTQKRRLVTLTTPLGADTFIVTGFRGRERVSAPFEFTLDLVSENLTVAAADLVGKAVGWTINMPDDSPRPFHGFVRKLVTGETADRGLRRYRAEVVPWLWFLTRTTDCRIFQNMTVDAIITSTFDRLGLTDYKKNLQGTYPTREYCVQYRETAFAFVSRLMEEYGIYYFFEFKEGQHTLVLADSNAAAFDCAPHGTVEYRPDMPGAESISSWDRRFAFRSGKITHTDYNFETPDTNLLKDVDTNLSLTGIGKFELFDYPGGYPVAGDGTTLAKSRMEEVEAGYDTATGSSRCSSFTPGGKFTLEKHPSDNGSYVFLEVEHNASEDWAGGGPGMADYSNTFVAIPTARPFRPAPTTPRPRISGAQTAVVVGMSGEEIYTDKYGRVKVQFFWDRLGKKDENSSCWIRVSEMWAGKQWGMVFTPRIGQEVVVEFLEGDPDRPLITGRVYNAELMPPYALPSNMTQSGLKTRSSKGGGTEDFNELRFEDLKGKEDIYFHAQKDFHRFVENDDDLKVENDQFIQIKNNRTLTVQKGYEKITIEEGNRDRTVSKGNDALTVSKGNRSVTVSEGNESLTVSKGTRTVDVKSDYTVTVQEGNRSITVSKGNDTHTITKGNRVVGVDAGNDTLTVAQGNIGIKATAGSIEIQAGTSITLKVGANKIVIDSSGVLIDAAKVTLKASAGSVEVAPAGVTVKAPNVNLKGDAQVKVEGPMVAVEGAGVTTVKGGIVQIN
- a CDS encoding Dabb family protein, which gives rise to MSSPRLAHNVFFKLKDPAPAKVQELVDACKKYLNVQPGIVFFAAGSLCAELDRPVNDRDWHVGLHLVFADKAAHDAYQDDATHNKFIEENKPSWAAVRVFDSLV
- a CDS encoding DUF5683 domain-containing protein, which translates into the protein MPIELQRIRQSLRRRTRLLRSVEIRRAARRGFDLVHFGSGPVERLCAALILAALFVFVTLAASLIAKLGPTYGLALAGVAFLSALGASAVLVLWPRSDRALEAERRQLRDDVIALRAREADLLDAMEEELARREGARHRGIDRDARPQTRPCPYCWEVISARALKCRFCGEFVDEELARERQRAWNPGIAAILSFIIPGLGQVYKSQVLGGLVWFFVIDCVYAGSFVGMYVCCMGLLTLPVAVILHVVCIFDAAASGTA
- a CDS encoding ubiquitin family protein, with the protein product MSEMIRLQPHEVAKFLRAYRFIGGRLRAVKVVHKGARVVAVELHTRVREAITDLGKDPRHVRLRLRLNGVEEFRFQMRPSQPKSKITDARIGYHNGLFYVTLDSIGLEPGETAQVFDFRASEVFAAGRELFWDVVTKGPAESDAPKP